One region of Magnetovibrio sp. PR-2 genomic DNA includes:
- a CDS encoding helicase-related protein encodes MQIDTSRDRTTLTAVLGPTNTGKTHLAMERMLAHNSGVIGFPLRLLARENYDRAVKEKGAAHVALVTGEEKIIPAKARYFLTTVESMPQTYGENQVFEFAAIDEIQMCSDADRGHVFTDRLLNYRGSQETMFMGAETVKGLIQALVPEVEFQTRPRLSTLRYTGYKKLTRLKPRSCIVAFSANDVYSIAELVRRQSGGAAIVMGALSPRTRNAQVDMFQSGDVDYLIATDAVGMGLNMDVDHVALAATRKFDGRMMRDLQPAELAQIAGRAGRHMNDGTFGTTSDIAGLGAGMVEAIEQHTFQPLKFLFWRNAGLDFSSVKTLKASLAERPEHDALRRAREADDEVVLDTLLKDSAITDLATSKDAVTTLWDVARIPDFRKIQTDEHPQLLGRIYQHITSDAAHIPSDWIDERVKRIHRLDGDIDTLMGRIAAIRTWTYVAHQAAWVENPVEWQERTRAIEDELSDVLHEKLTQRFVDKRTSQLVKTLKDDVPLAAALHDDGALEVEGHHLGHLNGFRFVPTESDTSLAAKVLDSAAGKALRDKITERVSLLQADADGAFTFTSDGRVVWRGEPVARFAKGGELLSPRIVALTSDLLEFEQKEAIEERLNLWASDLIRDRLGLMLAAREAPLQGVARGLVYQLTESLGALPRFEAREEIKGLSKEDRHELRRLGIRLGRHLIYIPTLLRPAPAELSVLLWGVFEESDPLLPPPPAGRVSLKREKHEPEGWLRAAGFRPAGQLFVRADMLERLAEMAWKRLEAAKGPFEANEDFLSLAGCGADDLPGILTSLGFRADNDGKWSPKTWRNTSKDKGRHKPKPNAKDGEQTSDDAKPHKKKRPPKKGPHKGGPKGKPGGKPGGKRPQKPREPAIDPDSPFAKLKDLKFKS; translated from the coding sequence ATGCAAATCGATACGTCCCGCGACAGAACCACACTCACCGCCGTATTGGGTCCGACCAATACTGGTAAAACCCACTTGGCGATGGAGCGCATGCTCGCCCACAATTCGGGCGTCATCGGCTTTCCGTTGCGCTTGTTGGCGCGCGAAAATTACGACCGCGCCGTCAAGGAAAAGGGCGCCGCCCACGTGGCACTGGTCACGGGGGAAGAAAAGATCATCCCCGCCAAGGCGCGCTATTTCCTCACCACCGTGGAAAGCATGCCGCAAACGTACGGTGAAAATCAGGTCTTTGAATTCGCCGCCATCGACGAAATTCAGATGTGTTCCGACGCCGACCGGGGCCACGTCTTCACGGACCGTTTGCTGAATTATCGCGGCAGCCAAGAAACCATGTTCATGGGCGCAGAAACCGTCAAGGGCTTGATCCAAGCCCTGGTGCCCGAGGTCGAGTTCCAAACCCGGCCCCGCCTATCGACGCTTCGCTATACCGGCTACAAAAAACTGACGCGCTTGAAACCACGCAGTTGCATCGTCGCGTTTTCCGCCAACGATGTGTACTCCATCGCCGAGCTGGTGCGCCGCCAGTCGGGCGGTGCCGCCATCGTCATGGGCGCGTTGAGCCCGCGCACCCGCAACGCCCAGGTGGACATGTTCCAATCGGGCGACGTGGACTACCTCATCGCCACCGACGCGGTGGGCATGGGCCTCAACATGGACGTGGACCACGTGGCCTTGGCCGCGACCCGCAAATTTGACGGCCGCATGATGCGCGACCTACAACCCGCTGAACTGGCCCAAATCGCAGGCCGTGCCGGCCGTCACATGAACGACGGCACGTTCGGCACCACGTCAGACATTGCCGGTCTGGGTGCGGGTATGGTCGAAGCCATCGAACAGCACACGTTCCAGCCGCTGAAATTCTTGTTCTGGCGCAATGCGGGTCTGGACTTCAGCTCCGTCAAAACGCTCAAAGCCAGCTTGGCCGAACGCCCTGAGCACGACGCCCTGCGCCGTGCGCGCGAAGCGGACGACGAGGTGGTGTTGGACACCCTGTTGAAAGACAGTGCCATCACGGATTTGGCGACCAGCAAAGACGCCGTCACCACCCTATGGGACGTGGCGCGCATTCCCGATTTTCGCAAAATCCAAACGGATGAGCATCCGCAATTGCTGGGGCGCATCTACCAACACATCACGAGCGACGCCGCCCACATCCCCAGTGACTGGATTGACGAGCGCGTCAAACGCATTCACCGCCTGGACGGCGACATCGACACCTTGATGGGCCGCATCGCCGCGATCCGCACCTGGACCTACGTCGCGCACCAAGCCGCCTGGGTCGAAAACCCGGTGGAATGGCAAGAACGCACCCGCGCCATCGAAGACGAACTGTCCGACGTCCTGCACGAAAAGCTCACCCAGCGCTTCGTCGACAAACGCACCAGCCAGTTGGTCAAAACCTTAAAAGACGACGTGCCCCTGGCCGCAGCGCTGCATGACGACGGCGCGCTGGAAGTCGAAGGCCACCACTTGGGCCATTTGAACGGCTTTCGCTTTGTGCCCACCGAAAGCGATACGTCTTTGGCCGCCAAAGTTTTGGATTCCGCCGCAGGCAAAGCGCTGCGCGACAAAATTACGGAGCGTGTGAGCTTGCTCCAAGCTGATGCCGACGGCGCGTTTACTTTCACATCCGACGGCCGCGTCGTATGGCGGGGCGAGCCTGTGGCGCGCTTTGCCAAGGGTGGCGAATTGCTCAGCCCGCGTATTGTTGCGCTCACCAGCGATCTGCTGGAGTTTGAGCAGAAAGAGGCCATCGAAGAGCGTCTGAACTTGTGGGCCAGCGATTTGATCCGTGACCGCTTGGGCCTGATGCTGGCCGCCCGCGAAGCCCCGCTGCAAGGCGTGGCGCGCGGACTGGTCTATCAGCTCACCGAAAGTCTGGGCGCCCTGCCCCGCTTTGAAGCCCGCGAAGAGATTAAAGGCTTGTCCAAAGAAGACCGCCACGAACTGCGCCGTTTGGGCATTCGTCTGGGACGCCACCTGATCTACATCCCCACCCTGCTGCGCCCTGCACCCGCAGAGCTGTCTGTGTTGTTGTGGGGCGTGTTCGAAGAAAGCGATCCGTTGTTGCCGCCACCCCCGGCGGGCCGCGTGTCGTTGAAGCGCGAAAAGCACGAACCCGAAGGCTGGCTGCGCGCCGCCGGCTTCCGTCCCGCAGGCCAGCTGTTTGTACGCGCCGATATGTTGGAACGCTTGGCCGAAATGGCGTGGAAACGCTTAGAAGCCGCCAAGGGCCCGTTTGAAGCCAACGAAGATTTCTTATCCCTTGCTGGCTGTGGTGCGGACGATCTGCCCGGCATTTTGACCAGCCTGGGCTTTCGCGCGGACAACGATGGCAAATGGTCGCCGAAAACTTGGCGCAACACGTCCAAGGACAAAGGCCGCCACAAGCCCAAACCGAACGCTAAAGACGGTGAACAGACGTCCGACGACGCCAAACCACACAAGAAAAAACGCCCCCCGAAAAAAGGCCCTCACAAAGGCGGCCCAAAAGGCAAACCGGGTGGAAAACCGGGTGGCAAGCGGCCGCAAAAACCGCGCGAACCCGCCATCGACCCCGATAGCCCGTTCGCCAAGCTGAAAGACCTTAAATTCAAGTCATGA
- a CDS encoding outer membrane protein assembly factor BamB family protein: MTSFLSTRLAAQDLNASYDVLQSWQSDNTSLRPTTFADGIVYVAGDVSLEAWDVKTGRRVWSHKLDKGADFRPRIAGHLVLALGRSYITALDRKTGHVAWSMKPERTPGLRFDPVGAPFVHNNHIYLGIGPFMTALDLSGEVVWSHPTEEKKGIWYAPTTYDDDTVLFGPGDGKLYAMDTDTGATKWVTDNAKKWQYLRQLHVSANTIVAGGYKDNLFGVDAQTGKVVWDWYSGNFINSHLVYGDATYLWSPTGWVYALNAHSGEINWRAKSDYFPKASGKRRPWAPVMAELVANDAGVYVLDMKNVLHVLDHQSGTETAAISFEDRLRPFVTLTDVPDEMFLGTNTGKILHVKLKNSKP, encoded by the coding sequence GTGACGTCTTTTCTTTCAACCCGACTGGCCGCGCAAGACCTAAACGCATCATATGACGTGTTGCAAAGCTGGCAGTCGGACAACACCAGCTTACGCCCCACAACCTTCGCTGATGGCATTGTTTATGTCGCCGGGGACGTGAGTTTGGAAGCTTGGGATGTAAAAACAGGCCGCCGGGTCTGGTCCCACAAATTGGACAAAGGGGCTGATTTTCGCCCCCGCATCGCTGGGCATTTGGTTCTCGCCTTAGGGCGGAGCTACATCACCGCCTTGGACCGAAAAACCGGACACGTCGCTTGGTCCATGAAGCCTGAGCGAACGCCGGGGCTGCGCTTTGATCCCGTCGGCGCCCCGTTCGTTCACAACAATCACATTTATCTTGGCATTGGGCCGTTTATGACGGCGTTGGACCTATCAGGCGAGGTCGTCTGGTCCCATCCGACGGAGGAAAAGAAGGGCATTTGGTATGCCCCCACAACCTACGACGACGACACGGTCTTGTTCGGTCCGGGCGACGGCAAGCTCTACGCCATGGACACGGACACCGGGGCCACGAAGTGGGTCACCGACAACGCCAAAAAATGGCAGTATCTGAGACAACTTCATGTATCCGCCAACACCATCGTTGCGGGGGGGTATAAGGACAATCTGTTTGGCGTGGATGCCCAAACGGGAAAAGTTGTGTGGGACTGGTATTCGGGGAACTTCATCAATTCGCACTTGGTCTATGGCGACGCCACATATCTGTGGTCGCCGACAGGCTGGGTCTATGCCCTGAATGCGCACTCAGGTGAGATTAACTGGCGCGCCAAAAGCGATTACTTCCCCAAGGCCAGCGGCAAAAGACGGCCCTGGGCCCCTGTCATGGCGGAGCTCGTGGCCAATGACGCTGGGGTTTACGTTTTGGACATGAAAAACGTTTTGCATGTCTTGGATCATCAAAGTGGGACGGAAACAGCGGCCATCTCGTTCGAAGACCGCCTGCGCCCCTTTGTCACCCTCACCGATGTGCCTGACGAAATGTTTCTGGGCACAAACACCGGGAAAATTCTGCACGTAAAGCTGAAAAACTCGAAGCCCTGA
- a CDS encoding helix-turn-helix transcriptional regulator: MSNNSTKFASKTWGKILAVAFVVTAFCEVFLLIDVAADFLYIDIDTSWLDHNVLELISVLSLGVALIAIGTVLGVLFREREGFQVTVQAATGEFAHIVEAKFDDWLLSPSEREIAFLLIKGYSVQEICDLRDTRPGTVKSQSNAIYRKAGVHGRTELVAYFVEDLLGGEKLVKDGSEQV; this comes from the coding sequence GTGTCGAACAACAGCACAAAATTTGCGAGCAAGACGTGGGGCAAGATTCTCGCCGTCGCGTTTGTTGTGACAGCCTTTTGCGAGGTGTTTTTGCTGATCGATGTAGCGGCGGATTTCCTTTATATCGACATCGACACCAGCTGGCTGGATCACAATGTCTTGGAATTGATCTCGGTGCTGAGCTTGGGCGTGGCGTTGATCGCCATCGGCACGGTGTTGGGCGTGTTGTTTCGCGAACGCGAAGGTTTTCAAGTCACGGTTCAGGCGGCGACGGGTGAGTTTGCCCACATTGTCGAAGCCAAGTTCGACGATTGGCTGTTAAGCCCCTCGGAACGCGAAATCGCGTTTTTGCTGATCAAAGGTTACAGCGTGCAGGAAATATGCGACCTGCGCGACACCCGCCCCGGCACCGTCAAAAGCCAAAGCAACGCCATATACCGCAAGGCGGGCGTGCACGGACGCACGGAATTGGTCGCCTATTTTGTTGAAGACCTTTTGGGCGGCGAGAAGCTGGTGAAGGACGGTTCAGAGCAAGTTTGA
- a CDS encoding L-lactate MFS transporter gives MTPSSSPNRWFVVLGAILIQLNLGAIYAWSVFTPALKASGWSKLDTQIVFAVGLVSFAVVMVFAGKAMTKFGPRPLAIAGGLTLGAGYVLAGLLGGQDFWVVCLGVGLIGGTGIGLGYVVPIAVGMQWFPDRKGLITGLAVAGFGFGAMGWVKIAGTWGRLIEDFGLADTFVFYGVAFAVLTLIGSIWMRMPPKGWLPDGFVASSPQAVKGSDNFSVAEMFHTPQFYLIFMIFAVSAGAGLMSIGLMKLYPMEALLAAGYSDIEASAIAGTAMAVFFSLANGIGRIAWGTLSDKVGRRRSVGIMAGTQAVFLFAFPHMAGNEYLLYLGALLIGFNFGGNFALFPTLTADIFGNDKVGVNYPFIFLSYGLGGIVGPILGGVLGDMGDFPLAFTICAVACLIAAVFTRLIYHPDHNEARQPVSVHGFVHQMHLDHLEDVVDHALHPDHYTRVSKAK, from the coding sequence ATGACCCCCTCTTCCTCTCCCAACCGTTGGTTTGTCGTTCTGGGCGCCATCTTGATTCAACTGAACCTGGGCGCGATTTATGCCTGGTCGGTGTTTACACCCGCTTTGAAGGCTTCGGGCTGGAGCAAGCTCGACACTCAAATCGTTTTTGCCGTCGGTCTGGTCAGCTTTGCGGTCGTGATGGTGTTCGCCGGAAAAGCCATGACCAAGTTCGGCCCACGGCCCTTGGCCATAGCGGGCGGTTTGACGCTGGGTGCGGGTTACGTTTTGGCAGGTCTGCTGGGCGGGCAGGATTTTTGGGTTGTCTGTTTGGGCGTCGGCTTGATCGGCGGCACAGGCATCGGGCTTGGATATGTGGTGCCCATCGCCGTGGGCATGCAGTGGTTTCCCGACCGCAAAGGCTTGATCACAGGTTTAGCCGTGGCTGGTTTTGGTTTTGGCGCCATGGGCTGGGTGAAAATCGCCGGCACCTGGGGGCGTTTGATCGAAGACTTTGGGCTGGCCGATACGTTTGTGTTTTACGGCGTGGCGTTTGCGGTTTTAACGTTGATCGGCAGCATTTGGATGCGCATGCCGCCCAAGGGCTGGCTGCCCGACGGCTTTGTTGCGTCTTCTCCCCAAGCGGTGAAAGGCAGCGACAATTTTTCGGTGGCGGAGATGTTTCATACGCCGCAGTTCTACTTGATTTTTATGATCTTTGCCGTGAGTGCCGGGGCCGGGTTGATGTCCATCGGCTTGATGAAGCTTTATCCCATGGAGGCCCTGTTGGCTGCGGGGTATTCAGACATAGAAGCCAGCGCCATAGCCGGCACAGCCATGGCGGTCTTTTTCAGCTTGGCCAACGGCATTGGGCGCATTGCCTGGGGCACGCTGAGCGACAAAGTCGGCAGGCGCCGGTCCGTCGGCATTATGGCCGGGACGCAGGCGGTCTTTCTGTTTGCCTTCCCCCATATGGCCGGGAACGAATACTTATTGTATCTGGGTGCGCTGCTGATCGGGTTTAATTTCGGCGGCAATTTTGCCCTGTTCCCGACGTTGACGGCGGACATCTTCGGCAATGACAAGGTCGGCGTGAATTACCCCTTCATCTTTTTGTCCTACGGCCTTGGCGGCATCGTTGGGCCGATTTTGGGTGGGGTCTTGGGCGATATGGGGGACTTCCCCTTGGCGTTCACCATTTGCGCTGTGGCGTGCCTCATCGCGGCTGTGTTTACGCGCTTGATTTATCATCCAGATCATAACGAAGCGCGCCAACCTGTGAGCGTCCATGGCTTCGTTCATCAGATGCATTTGGATCACTTAGAAGACGTGGTCGATCACGCCTTGCACCCGGACCATTACACGCGGGTTTCCAAGGCCAAATAA
- a CDS encoding c-type cytochrome, producing the protein MFRSTLKVLGLLSTLFASNALLAADASPDMLAGGCMACHGPNGASAGPAIPTISGLTKDYLKFTLADFKSGSRQSTIMGRMAKGYTESEIEVLSAYFSAQPFVMVENAFSPEKAAKGKELHALYCEQCHTGNGRDITLKGPVLAGQVKAYLVMTLDDFQNKRRFTVPKMKDKLKAVNRDHGPEGLTQIVEFYASQRRK; encoded by the coding sequence ATGTTCAGATCGACACTCAAAGTCTTGGGGCTCCTCTCAACGCTCTTTGCATCGAACGCACTGCTTGCAGCGGACGCCTCCCCAGACATGTTGGCTGGGGGGTGCATGGCGTGTCATGGCCCGAACGGCGCCAGTGCGGGCCCCGCGATCCCGACGATTTCAGGGTTAACGAAAGACTATTTGAAATTCACCTTGGCGGACTTCAAATCCGGTTCGCGCCAATCCACCATCATGGGCCGCATGGCCAAGGGCTACACGGAAAGCGAAATTGAGGTTCTGTCTGCATATTTCAGCGCACAACCTTTTGTGATGGTTGAAAACGCCTTTTCCCCTGAAAAAGCCGCCAAAGGCAAAGAGCTCCACGCGCTGTATTGCGAACAATGTCACACCGGAAATGGGCGCGACATAACCTTAAAAGGCCCTGTTTTGGCGGGACAAGTGAAAGCCTATCTGGTCATGACGCTGGACGATTTTCAAAACAAAAGGCGTTTTACCGTGCCCAAGATGAAAGACAAGCTCAAGGCCGTAAACCGAGATCATGGCCCTGAAGGTCTCACACAAATCGTCGAGTTTTACGCCAGCCAACGGCGCAAATGA
- a CDS encoding HPF/RaiA family ribosome-associated protein codes for MQVPVQISFHGCDHSDAVESDIHARINKIEAFYGRITSCRVVVELPHKSQAQGKLFHFNIDMTVPGAGHIVHNDHGQDPAHEDVHVALRDAFNAVDHRLKKVVGKRRDEQRRAVG; via the coding sequence ATGCAAGTTCCCGTCCAAATCAGTTTTCATGGATGCGATCACTCAGACGCCGTCGAAAGCGATATCCACGCCAGAATCAATAAGATCGAAGCCTTTTACGGACGAATTACCAGCTGTCGTGTGGTGGTGGAACTGCCGCACAAATCCCAGGCCCAAGGCAAGCTGTTTCATTTCAACATCGACATGACGGTCCCGGGCGCGGGCCACATCGTGCACAACGACCACGGCCAAGACCCGGCCCACGAAGACGTGCATGTGGCGCTGCGCGACGCGTTCAACGCCGTGGATCACCGGCTGAAAAAAGTCGTCGGAAAACGCCGCGACGAACAACGCCGCGCCGTTGGTTAA
- a CDS encoding c-type cytochrome domain-containing protein — MASDYDDMEDTHAAVMSVLDQYDIEVPYDYIATLMRLPNAFGEGAACVVCHTSNDPKKSPAGLDLSTCEGIKKGSVNGPIIVPGDFHKGNFRRRMRDNRMPLGVRFDVPSDLPAILEIKKWIENGAKNDDQFKQKVLPTFKDPTAYGGEQACTECHMSNQEPPSFHELDMTTYEGIMLGADSVAKAEEGKPPVKIVIPGEVMKSKLYLRLVENRMPGGIGASEDRDHPNLQLMFEWIEHGAKCD; from the coding sequence ATGGCTTCAGATTATGACGATATGGAAGACACGCATGCTGCGGTCATGAGTGTTCTCGATCAATACGATATTGAAGTGCCGTATGATTACATCGCCACGTTGATGCGCTTGCCCAACGCCTTTGGTGAAGGGGCTGCATGTGTCGTTTGCCATACATCCAACGACCCGAAAAAGAGCCCCGCAGGTTTGGACCTGTCCACGTGCGAGGGCATCAAGAAGGGCAGCGTAAACGGCCCGATTATCGTTCCTGGCGATTTCCACAAAGGCAATTTCCGCCGCCGGATGCGGGACAACCGCATGCCTTTGGGTGTCCGCTTTGACGTTCCAAGCGATTTGCCTGCGATCTTGGAAATCAAAAAATGGATCGAAAACGGCGCCAAAAACGACGACCAATTCAAGCAAAAGGTTCTGCCGACGTTCAAAGATCCGACGGCTTACGGTGGCGAACAGGCGTGTACGGAATGCCACATGTCCAACCAAGAGCCGCCCAGCTTCCACGAACTGGACATGACGACTTATGAAGGCATCATGCTCGGCGCGGACAGTGTCGCCAAAGCCGAAGAAGGCAAACCGCCGGTTAAGATTGTTATTCCCGGCGAGGTGATGAAAAGCAAGCTGTACCTTCGCTTGGTTGAAAACCGTATGCCTGGCGGCATTGGTGCCAGTGAAGACCGCGATCACCCGAACCTTCAGCTCATGTTCGAATGGATCGAACACGGCGCTAAATGTGACTAA